CGCCCTCCACAACCGCTTCGAGGCCGACGAGATCCGCTGGCGCTTCGACGCCATGACCGACGTCCTGGCCCTGGACCGCGCCCGAGCCCGCGCCTGGACCCTGGGCCGCCTCCTGCAGAACGCCCTCTGGGACATCGAGGACACCCGCCCCCTCGCCCCCCACCAACTGGAGACGGCCCAGCGCTTGCGCGACTACCCCGGCTAGCCTCAGCGGCATGATCCGTACCGCTACCGTCGCCGATGTCCCCCTCATCCATGCCCTGGTCCGGGAGCTGGCCGACTACGAGAAGGCGCTTCACGAGGTGAAGGCCACCGAGGAACAGTTGCGGGAGGCGCTCTTCGGCGAGCGGCCCGCCGTTCACGCCCACATCGCCGTCGACGACGCCACGGGCGAGCCGGTCGGCTTCGCCCTGTGGTTCCTCACCTTCTCCACCTGGCGGGGAGTCCACGGCATCTACCTGGAGGACCTCTACGTCCGCCCCACCGCCCGCGGCGCCGGCCACGGCAGGGCCCTCCTCGCCGAACTCGCCGGCATCTGCGTCGAGCGCTGCTACCAGCGCCTGGAGTGGGCCGTCCTGAACTGGAACGCCCCGGCCATCGCCTTCTACGAGTCCCTCGGCGCCCGCCCCCAGGACGAGTGGACGACCTACCGCCTGACGGACCAGGCGCTGGCGGACCTCGGCCGCGGAACAGGAAAGTCCAGGCCGGAGTAGGTCCGGCCCGGACTTCTCGGAGCCCCCTGTCGGATTCGAACCGACGACCTACGCATTACAAGTGCGTTGCTCTGGCCAGCTGAGCTAAGGAGGCCTGGGGGCGTACGTCCCGTACGCGCCCGTGGCAGTGTACCCAGGTCCCAGCCGCCCCCTGTCGAAAATTTCCGCGAAGTTCACATGCCGACAGGTACTGACATACGGCTGAACGCCAGGTACCGTCCTGTGCCAGTTCACCCTCGTGGACTACACCACCACCTTCCTACAACGGATCGTCCGGCACGTTCCTGCCGGTAGAAGGGGGCCCATTCACCATGGCCACTGTTACGTTCGACAAGGCGACCCGGATCTACCCGGGCACCGAGAAGCCCGCCGTCGACGGTCTGGAGATCGAGGTCGGGGACGGCGAGTTCCTCGTCCTCGTCGGTCCGTCCGGTTGCGGCAAGTCCACCTCGCTCCGGATGCTCGCGGGGCTCGAGGACGTCAACGCCGGCGCCATCCGCATCGGCGAGCGCGACGTCACCCACCTGCCGCCGAAGGACCGGGACATCGCCATGGTGTTCCAGAACTACGCGCTGTACCCGCACATGACCGTCGCCGACAACATGGGCTTCGCCCTGAAGATCGCCGGCGTCAACAAGGCGGAGATCCGCAAGAAGGTCGAGGAGGCCGCGAAGATCCTCGACCTCAGCGAGTACCTGGACCGCAAGCCGAAGGCGCTCTCCGGCGGCCAGCGCCAGCGTGTCGCCATGGGCCGCGCCATCGTGCGTGAGCCGCAGGTCTTCCTCATGGACGAGCCGCTGTCGAACCTCGACGCCAAGCTCCGCGTGTCCACCCGTACGCAGATCGCCTCGCTGCAGCGCCGTCTCGGCATCACCACCGTCTACGTCACCCACGACCAGGTCGAGGCCATGACGATGGGCGACCGCGTGGCCGTCCTCAAGGACGGTCTGCTCCAGCAGGTCGACTCCCCGCGCAACATGTACGACCGCCCGGCCAACCTCTTCGTCGCCGGCTTCATCGGCTCCCCCGCCATGAACCTGGTCGAGGTGCCGATCACCGACGGCGGTGTGAAGTTCGGCAACAGCGTCGTCCCGGTCAACCGTGACGCCCTGAAGGCCGCCTCCGACAAGGGCGACAAGACGGTCACCGTGGGTGTCCGTCCCGAGCACTTCGACATCGTGGAGGAGGGCGGCGGCGCCGCCGCGACCCTCACGAAGGACACCGCCGACGCCCCGGCCGGTCTCGCGGTCTCGGTGAACGTCGTCGAGGAACTCGGCGCCGACGGCTACGTCTACGGCACCGCCGAGGTCGGCGGTCAGACCAAGGACCTCGTCGTCCGCGTCGAGGGCCGCCGGGTGCCGGAGAAGGGCTCCACGCTGCACGTGGTCCCGCGTCCGGGCGAGACCCACGTGTTCTCCACCTCCACCGGTGAGCGCCTGACCGACTGACGTCAGCCGACGCCCGCACAAAACCACCGACCGGGGTGAATTCCACCAGGTTGACGAAGAGGGCCCCGCGACCTGCTGCGGGGCCCTTTTCGTTGTCGACAAATACCCCGGCAGAGCGGTCATTTCGAGCGCCGTACGTCAACGCCGTACCCAAAAAGAGGCACCACTTCATCCCCCGAATCGGTGACTAAATGTCGCCAAATCATTACCGGGCGCTACCCTCACTCGCGTGAAGCACTCCACTAACCAACAGACGCGACGCGGCCAGGGCCCCGCCCGCCGGGTCGGCCGCACCCTCGCCCTCGTCCTGCCCGTCCTTCTGGTGCTGTCCGGGACCCTCGCGGTCACCCGGGTCAACTGGACGGGGAGCCCGTCCAACTCGGTGCTCACCGCATCGGACGCGATCGACGACGCCAAGAGCGGCGCCGCGGCGGTCCACCGGTCCCCGCAGGACGTGCTGCGCGACCGGCTCCTGACCGAACTGCAGGACAAGGACCCCGGCGTGGTCCTCACCCACCTCCAGCAGGCCGTGGCCGAGCACCCCTCG
The sequence above is drawn from the Streptomyces sp. SLBN-31 genome and encodes:
- a CDS encoding GNAT family N-acetyltransferase, with protein sequence MIRTATVADVPLIHALVRELADYEKALHEVKATEEQLREALFGERPAVHAHIAVDDATGEPVGFALWFLTFSTWRGVHGIYLEDLYVRPTARGAGHGRALLAELAGICVERCYQRLEWAVLNWNAPAIAFYESLGARPQDEWTTYRLTDQALADLGRGTGKSRPE
- a CDS encoding ABC transporter ATP-binding protein, with the protein product MATVTFDKATRIYPGTEKPAVDGLEIEVGDGEFLVLVGPSGCGKSTSLRMLAGLEDVNAGAIRIGERDVTHLPPKDRDIAMVFQNYALYPHMTVADNMGFALKIAGVNKAEIRKKVEEAAKILDLSEYLDRKPKALSGGQRQRVAMGRAIVREPQVFLMDEPLSNLDAKLRVSTRTQIASLQRRLGITTVYVTHDQVEAMTMGDRVAVLKDGLLQQVDSPRNMYDRPANLFVAGFIGSPAMNLVEVPITDGGVKFGNSVVPVNRDALKAASDKGDKTVTVGVRPEHFDIVEEGGGAAATLTKDTADAPAGLAVSVNVVEELGADGYVYGTAEVGGQTKDLVVRVEGRRVPEKGSTLHVVPRPGETHVFSTSTGERLTD